Proteins co-encoded in one Athene noctua chromosome 34, bAthNoc1.hap1.1, whole genome shotgun sequence genomic window:
- the MGAT1 gene encoding alpha-1,3-mannosyl-glycoprotein 2-beta-N-acetylglucosaminyltransferase produces MLKKSSLVLWGAALFIAWNGLLLLFLWSRPAAPGEGDRLTAEVIRLAQDAETELERQKNLLRQIHRYSDLWGRRRGVQLTPNPPPHPSVLPPPHPTEPSGLVLPILVLACDRSTVRRCLDKLLLYRPSAQRFPVIVSQDCGHAETARVIASYGDTVTHLRQPDLSDIPVPPEHRKFQGYYKIARHYRWALGQVFRAFRYRAAVVVEDDLEVAPDFFEYFQATLPLLLADPTLWCVSAWNDNGKEQMVDVARADLLYRTDFFPGLGWLLLAELWDELEPKWPRAFWDDWMRQPEQRRDRSCVRPEISRTMTFGRKGVSHGQFFDQYLKFIKLNDRFVPFTQLDLSYLKKEEYERYFLPKVYAAPEVRVEELQGNRRRELGTVRLQYSSRDSFKAFAKALGLMDDLKSGVPRAGYRGVVSFVYRGRRVYLAPPSDWTGYDPSWS; encoded by the coding sequence ATGCTGAAGAAGAGCAGCTTGGTTTTGTGGGGGGCGGCGCTCTTCATCGCCTGGaacggcctcctcctcctcttcctctggagccgccccgctgccccgggcgaAGGCGACCGGTTGACGGCCGAAGTGATCCGTTTGGCTCAAGATGCCGAAACCGAGCTGGAACGTCAAAAAAACCTCCTGCGCCAAATCCACCGCTACAGCGACTTGTGGGGGCGCCGCCGCGGGGTTCAACTCACCCCCAACCCCCCTCCTCATCCTTccgtccttcctcctcctcatccaaCCGAGCCCTCCGGGTTGGTTTTACCGATTTTAGTCTTGGCTTGCGACCGCAGCACGGTGCGTCGGTGTTTGGATAAACTCTTGCTCTACCGCCCTTCGGCTCAACGTTTCCCCGTCATCGTCAGCCAGGATTGCGGCCACGCCGAGACGGCTCGTGTCATCGCTTCGTACGGCGACACCGTCACCCACCTCCGACAACCCGACCTCAGCGACATCCCGGTGCCGCCGGAACACCGAAAATTCCAGGGTTATTATAAAATCGCTCGGCATTACCGTTGGGCCTTGGGGCAGGTTTTCCGAGCGTTCCGTTACCGAGCTGCCGTGGTGGTTGAGGATGATTTAGAAGTAGCACCGGAtttttttgaatatttccaagcgactcttcccctcctcctcgcCGATCCCACCCTCTGGTGCGTCTCCGCGTGGAACGACAACGGCAAAGAGCAAATGGTCGACGTCGCCCGAGCGGATTTACTTTATCGAACCGATTTTTTCCCCGGGCTCGGTTGGTTGCTTTTAGCTGAACTTTGGGATGAACTTGAACCCAAGTGGCCAAGAGCTTTTTGGGACGATTGGATGCGCCAACCCGAACAACGCCGCGACCGTTCGTGCGTCCGCCCCGAAATCTCCCGGACGATGACGTTCGGTCGGAAAGGAGTGAGCCACGGGCAGTTTTTTgatcaatatttaaaatttatcaaACTCAACGACCGTTTCGTGCCTTTTACCCAACTGGATCTTTCATACCTCAAAAAGGAAGAGTACGAACGTTATTTTCTCCCCAAGGTTTACGCCGCGCCGGAGGTGAGGGTGGAAGAGCTCCAAGGCAACCGCCGACGGGAATTGGGCACCGTTCGCCTGCAGTATAGTAGCCGGGACTCCTTCAAAGCTTTCGCCAAAGCCCTGGGGCTCATGGACGACCTCAAATCCGGCGTCCCCCGCGCCGGTTACCGCGGCGTCGTCAGCTTCGTCTACCGGGGCCGTCGCGTTTACCTCGCGCCTCCCTCGGACTGGACAGGTTACGATCCCAGTTGGAGTTAA
- the LOC141972610 gene encoding E3 ubiquitin-protein ligase TRIM39-like: protein MADPLETLRVEASCSVCLEYLQDPVIIECGHNFCRRCITRWWAELARDFPCPVCRKTSRHRALRPNRQLGNMVEAARQLRGAKRKARGEEESRCQAHGQALARFCREDQAPVCLLCEISHAHRAHALVSLDDAALEYKEKLQRCLEPLERKLEAVAGCRAREEKKPSELKRKVALRRERIAREFEELHQLLEEEERLLLRRLEEEEREILQRVQANLARLGEQRRVLAALVAELEEKCLQSGAEMLKDIKDTLARCEAAAAPLEEPISIPIELEKNFGSFPRQYFTLRKITRRLIGEVTLDPDTAHPNLVLSEDRKSVRFVDVRPRDLPDTPRRFTIYPCVLGAQGFTSGRHYWEVEVGDKTHWALGVCKDSVSRKGELTPLPETGYWRVRLWNGDKYAATTTPFTPLTLRVKPKRVGVFVDYEAGQVAFYNVTDRSHIYTFNDTFTEKIWPLFYPGIRAGRKNAAPLVIRSPTDWE from the exons ATGGCCGACCCCTTGGAGACGCTGCGGGTGGAAGCCAGCTGCTCCGTTTGCCTCGAATACCTCCAAGACCCCGTCATCATCGAGTGCGGCCACAACTTCTGCCGCCGCTGCATCACCCGCTGGTGGGCCGAGCTGGCCCGTGACTTCCCCTGCCCCGTTTGCCGCAAAACCTCCCGCCATCGCGCCCTCCGCCCCAACCGCCAGCTCGGCAACATGGTGGAAGCCGCCCGCCAGCTTCGCGGCGCCAAACGTAAAGCCcgaggggaggaggagagccgGTGCCAAGCTCACGGCCAAGCTTTGGCTCGTTTCTGTCGTGAGGATCAAGCCCCCGTTTGCCTCCTCTGCGAGATCTCCCACGCCCACCGCGCTCACGCCCTCGTCTCCCTCGACGACGCGGCCCTCGAGTACAAG GAGAAGCTGCAGCGCTGCCTGGAGCCCCTGGAGCGGAAGCTGGAGGCGGTCGCCGGCTGCCGAGCGcgggaggagaaaaaacccagCGAGCTGAAG AGGAAGGTGGCCCTGCGTCGGGAACGCATCGCTCGGGAGTTCGAGGAGCTTCACCAgctgctggaggaagaggagcggCTGCTGCTGCGGCGCTTGGAGGAGGAAGAGCGGGAGATCCTGCAGCGGGTCCAGGCCAACCTGGCGCGGCTCGGGGAGCAGCGGCGAGTCCTGGCCGCGCTGGTGGCCGAGCTGGAGGAGAAGTGTCTGCAGTCGGGGGCTGAGATGCTCAAG GACATCAAGGACACCCTGGCCAG GTGCGAGGCAGCGGCAGCACCTCTGGAAGAACCGATTTCCATCCCCATCGAGCTGGAAAAAAACTTCGGCAGTTTCCCCCGACAATATTTCACCCTCCGAAAAATCACCCGGCGCCTCAtcg GTGAGGTGACGTTAGATCCCGACACGGCTCATCCCAACTTGGTTTTATCAGAAGATCGGAAAAGCGTTCGCTTCGTCGACGTGCGCCCGCGGGATTTACCCGACACCCCGCGACGTTTCACCATTTACCCCTGCGTTTTAGGGGCTCAGGGTTTTACCTCCGGGCGTCATTATTGGGAGGTAGAAGTAGGAGATAAAACTCACTGGGCTCTCGGCGTTTGTAAAGATTCCGTCAGTCGAAAAGGCGAATTAACCCCGTTACCGGAGACGGGATATTGGCGCGTGAGGCTTTGGAACGGAGATAAATACGCGGCCACCACGACTCCTTTCACCCCTTTGACGCTGCGGGTCAAACCCAAACGCGTCGGGGTTTTTGTGGACTACGAAGCGGGGCAGGTGGCTTTTTATAACGTCACCGATCGGTCCCATATTTACACTTTCAACGATACTTTCACCGAAAAAATTTGGCCGCTTTTTTATCCCGGGATTCGCGCCGGAAGAAAAAACGCGGCGCCTCTGGTGATCCGATCGCCGACGGATTGGGAGTGA
- the RPP21 gene encoding ribonuclease P protein subunit p21 isoform X2 gives MAAPVRDREALQRLNFLFQAAHWVLPHSPALARFYCSTQRGAARRLVLRMAPSVKRLMCRRCCSLLLPGAGGCLRVRGGGQPRVVLRCRSCGRHRRYLCERELRPLRQDTPTGSTPPDATPA, from the exons ATGGCGGCGCCGGTGCGGGACCGGGAGGCGCTGCAGAGGCTCAACTTCCTCTTCCAG gccgcCCACTGGGTGCTCCCCCACAGCCCCGCCCTGGCCCGGTTCTACTGCAGCACCCAacgcggggccgcccgccgcctcgTCCTGCGCAT ggctccctctGTGAAACGCCTCATGtgccgccgctgctgctcccTGTTgctgcccggggccggggggtgcctgCGGGTcagag ggggggggcagccccgggtcGTGCTGCGGTGCCGGAGCTGCGGCCGTCACCGGAGGTACCTGTGTGAGAGGGAGCTCCGCCCACTGCGGCAAGACACGCCCACTG GCTCCACCCCTCCGGACGCCACCCCAGCATAA
- the RPP21 gene encoding ribonuclease P protein subunit p21 isoform X1: MAAPVRDREALQRLNFLFQAAHWVLPHSPALARFYCSTQRGAARRLVLRMAPSVKRLMCRRCCSLLLPGAGGCLRVRGGGQPRVVLRCRSCGRHRRYLCERELRPLRQDTPTESQSEKHRGWKSS, translated from the exons ATGGCGGCGCCGGTGCGGGACCGGGAGGCGCTGCAGAGGCTCAACTTCCTCTTCCAG gccgcCCACTGGGTGCTCCCCCACAGCCCCGCCCTGGCCCGGTTCTACTGCAGCACCCAacgcggggccgcccgccgcctcgTCCTGCGCAT ggctccctctGTGAAACGCCTCATGtgccgccgctgctgctcccTGTTgctgcccggggccggggggtgcctgCGGGTcagag ggggggggcagccccgggtcGTGCTGCGGTGCCGGAGCTGCGGCCGTCACCGGAGGTACCTGTGTGAGAGGGAGCTCCGCCCACTGCGGCAAGACACGCCCACTG AATCACAATCGGAGAAGCATCGGGGTTGGAAAAGctcttga
- the GNL1 gene encoding guanine nucleotide-binding protein-like 1 — MPRKRPFSAKRKKQQLRDRRERKRGDAPAGPDSGPGSRSGSRERGSDAVPVETGDPVPPPRRYDPGRFRLQLGGPRAEALARRRRRAQEELLEPLPETALELDPDAIYGPGLDFPRRPPWSFAMSPEELRLREEAAFSTFLRALRGGQHPGGAEDGGPDDDGGDVAPFEHNLETWRQLWRVLEMSDIILIITDARHPALNVPPALAAHVTRELGKGLILILNKVDLTPPSVATAWSHLLRRRFPAARVVPFTSAPRRGPAPRRDPGVQRRQRRGGGWSRAVGPRQLLEACESIVGGEVDLSGWRARLERAEEEEERQQEEEEAGAGGEEGDEEDDGTAVPPRQWERYRHGVLTLGCVGLPNAGKSSVLNALVGRGAVGVSRTPGHTRYFQTHFLTPRVRLCDCPGLVFPSRAPPALQVLAGVYPISQLQEPYSAVGYLAARLPLPPLLQLRPPSAPAGWTAWDICEAWAEKRGYKTAKAARNDVYRAANSILRLAAEGRLRLCLRPPGYAAQKDLWEQHPETAALAALQELGGDPSARGSAPPGEGTSSEEEEEECDSAEEAEPGEATPLPSTAPNPFALLGEDEC, encoded by the exons ATGCCCCGCAAGCGGCCGTTCAGCGCGAAGcggaagaagcagcagctgcgCGATCGGCGCGAACGGAAACGGGGCG ATGCCCCGGCAGGGCCGGACTCGGGCCCGGGCAGCCGCAGCGGGAGCCGGGAGCGAGGCAGCGATGCGGTTCCCGTTGAAACGGGAGATCCGGTTCCTCCTCCCCGCCGCTACGACCCCGGCAG GTTCCGGTTGCAGCTGGGGGGGCCGCGGGCCGAGGCTTTGGCGCGGCGCCGGCGTCGGgcccaggaggagctgctggagccgCTGCCTGAGACCGCCCTGGAGCTCGATCCTGACGCCATCTACGGCCCCG GGCTGGATTTTCCCCGTCGCCCCCCCTGGAGTTTCGCCATGAGCCCGGAGGAGCTGCGGCTGCGGGAGGAGGCGGCTTTCAGCACCTTCCTCCGAGCCCTCCGGGGGGGCCAACACCCCGGGGGGGCCGAGGACGGGGGTCCCGATGATGACGGAGGGGACGTGGCCCCCTTTGAGCATAACCTGGAG ACGTGGCGGCAGCTCTGGCGGGTGCTGGAGATGTCCGACATCATCCTCATCATCACCGACGCCCGGCACCCC GCGTTAAACGTGCCGCCGGCGCTGGCCGCCCACGTGACGCGGGAGTTGGGGAAGggcctcatcctcatcctcaacAAAGTGGACTTGACCCCCCCCTCGGTGGCCACCGCCTGGAGCCACCTCCTGCGCCGCCGCTTCCCCGCCGCCCGCGTCGTCCCCTTCACCTCGGCCCCCCGACGCGGCCCCGCGCCCAGGAGGGACCCAG GGGTGCAGCGGCGACAgaggcgggggggcggctggagCCGGGCTGTGGGACCCCGGCAGCTGCTGGAAGCTTGCGAAAGCATCGTGGGGGGCGAAG TGGACCTGAGTGGCTGGCGAGCGCGGCTGGAgcgggcggaggaggaggaagagcggcagcaggaggaagaggaggcgggggccggcggggaggagggggacgAGGAAGACGACGGCACCGCGGTGCCCCCCCGGCAGTGGGAGCGGTACCGGCACGGAGTGCTGACCCTGGGCTGTGTCG GCCTCCCCAACGCCGGCAAGTCCTCGGTGCTGAACGCGCTGGTGGGCCGCGGCGCCGTGGGCGTGTCCCGCACCCCCGGCCACACCCGGTACTTCCAGACCCATTTCCTCACCCCCCGCGTGCGCCTCTGCGACTGCCCCGGCCTCGTCTTTCcctcccgcgcccccccggccctcCAG GTGCTGGCGGGGGTTTACCCCATCTCGCAGCTGCAGGAGCCCTACTCGGCCGTGGGGTACTTGGCCGCCCGCCTCCCGTTGccccccctcctccagctgcGCCCCCCCAGCGCGCCTGCTGGCTGGACAGCCTGGGACATCTGCGAAG cgTGGGCAGAAAAACGAGGGTACAAGACAGCCAAAGCAGCTCGGAACGACGTGTACCGGGcggccaacagcatcctgagGTTGGCGGCCGAGGGGCGACTGCGCCTCTGCCTGCGCCCCCCCGGCTACGCGGCGCAGAAGG ATTTGTGGGAGCAGCACCCCGAAACGGCGGCGCTGGCGgcgctgcaggagctggggggggaccCAAGCGCCCGCGGTTCCgccccccccggggaggggacgagctctgaggaagaggaggaagagtgtgACAGCGCTGAGGAGGCGGAGCCTGGGGAGGCCACGCCTCTTCCCAGCACTGCGCCCAATCCCTTTGCTCTGCTGGGAGAGGATGAGTGTTAG